One window of Oncorhynchus masou masou isolate Uvic2021 chromosome 28, UVic_Omas_1.1, whole genome shotgun sequence genomic DNA carries:
- the LOC135518408 gene encoding cyclin-G2-like has product METVKLMRELIANFEQERNYLPKETGLRLIESTGENDSRGISAKCRDTKVEDLWSLTSFFGYSTQTFVLAVNLLDRFLAMMKVQPKHLACIGISCLHIAAKAVEEECNLSSTNELIRISQCKFTVSDLTRMEKIVSEKLNFQLKTITALTFLHLYHGITSAHTSLQEGALNLDMLEVQLKACLCRIAFSKAKPSVLALSLLTQEIEAMHSVDMLEIAHHVQRHLKITDVELLHWKGLVAKCMSDYSSPECSKPNNKKLVWIVSRRTAQNLHTSYYSVPELPTIPEDCWDQGESEDSCEDMSSGEESLGSSLGSDAEGPYFPLNFLC; this is encoded by the exons ATGGAAACTGTGAAACTTATGAGGGAGTTAATAGCCAATTTTGAACAGGAGAGGAATTATCTTCCGAAGGAAACAGGACTCCGCTTAATCGAATCGACTGGAGAG AATGACAGCAGGGGAATATCAGCTAAATGTAGGGACACCAAAGTGGAGGACCTCTGGAGTCTGACCAGTTTCTTTGGGTACAGTACACAGACTTTCGTTCTGGCAGTCAACCTGTTGGACCGATTCCTGGCCATGATGAAG GTCCAACCCAAACATCTAGCTTGCATCGGCATCAGTTGTCTCCACATCGCAGCCAAAGCAGTCGAAGAGGAGTGTAACTTGTCTTCCACCAATGAGCTTATTCGTATCAGCCAGTGCAAGTTTACGGTCTCGGACCTCACTCGCATGGAGAAGATTGTTTCAGAGAAACTCAACTTCCAACTCAAAACCATCACAGCTTTAACCTTTTTGCACCTATACCACGGAATCACAAGCGCCCATACCT CTTTACAGGAAGGGGCCCTGAATCTCGACATGCTAGAGGTCCAGCTCAAAGCCTGTCTCTGCCGGATCGCGTTCTCCAAAGCTAAA CCGTCAGTCTTGGCCCTGTCACTCCTCACTCAGGAGATTGAAGCCATGCACTCTGTTGATATGTTAGAAATAGCACATCATGTTCAAAGACATCTCAAG ATCACTGACGTTGAGCTGCTACACTGGAAGGGACTGGTGGCCAAGTGTATGTCCGACTACTCTTCTCCCGAATGTAGCAAACCCAACAATAAAAAGCTCGTCTGGATCGTGTCGAGAAGGACAGCTCAGAATCTTCACACCAGCTACTACAGCGTCCCTGAACTGCCAACCATACCTGAGGACTGCTGGGATCAGGGTGAAAG TGAAGACTCATGTGAAGACATGAGTTCGGGTGAGGAGAGCCTTGGCAGTTCTCTGGGCTCTGACGCGGAGGGGCCTTACTTCCCTCTAAACTTCCTCTGCTAA